A single window of Eleginops maclovinus isolate JMC-PN-2008 ecotype Puerto Natales chromosome 19, JC_Emac_rtc_rv5, whole genome shotgun sequence DNA harbors:
- the LOC134881156 gene encoding tudor domain-containing 6, with amino-acid sequence MCSTPGLPTAGTVVPVLITGVNLKHGSGIVELWVNMDDDKKHIYEQMRGEIQDPDRKFAGPEGEPGDLCLVCIDGVWHRAQIVSIQGDTCNVFLIDQGQPHITRSKALAWGHTDSFLLPPETESCILANVLLLDNIWPERAIKFLMSLHGKKFKGLVQHVLKPNRTLLLDIPMVSKPMCMFGVAKKMPVDEFKCLVQKCLEVDRITQEPNLNVGRKLEKIDQYFYPDLLTNSYEAVIVTEVNNPRNIFCKLNIFSKAVKMISEQMQQHYENDSGETGPSNCGDPCAAKGTDGRWHRSLLRQTLTNDGTVQVFHVDEGKVEMVPVGGIRPLHRDFLRMPVVTYSCSLQGVTDDRMAKTSYLKSLLLNQTHMAKFSHHNKPQDVYQVILYANGGVCINNSFIEKMGHFESPEQHLNVQNMLLSSSCVSLLLDDHCMDSTLNLDVNGLLDETKNQSVSGWTDEPTTGNKNREEHPPPQVQINGHLPTEVQNAHDAFAVGSSVGIGKRPTEGCPPLPSESYNYSTHNIKVNGKEKVWITSSENVNLFYCQLNRNYHLFEKVMEDVKQLLGKQRCTDHPLGLNSICFAKYSDKQWYRGQVVELSPKLRVHFVDYGQTLLVNECDICPCPTGESMCRALPVQAVPLGLFNVPADVPQEVSNWFADHAIGQNLSISVVAKGERGKLIVELFDGFLNVNAKVREKISKMRSKMTTLVQKTNQQLSNKSQHASKPNEDCSTKVLTQMTEQNPCARVELSSQPVTKVCLPEIQHEKTLDEGRKPTSDFIPIDKKVEKCNDDSEVTQPSLPSCHKGNVNISMYSWLTISESKTVELYASCISGPHFFWCQYTDEEEANKVASLAQEAGLAQQDRTFPESLCPGSPCLALDSNDGQWYRAQVLRRVEDKFDVVFVDYGNESDVDIKNVRSVPQSLLEIAPQAFLCSLKGFDQSSGSWDDQVHDVFYNLLVDKPLNVTVLNKEELSDSVLPQYAVEIVCENVIMNTVMQKYWTPLPTEQAKPEIAQTETSLQDLEKESNKDLEKESDKDTQTESDKDNQKESNKDLETESDKDNQTESDKDNQTESDKDNQKESNKDLDTESNKDLDTESNKDNQTESNKDLDTESNKDLDTESNKDNQTESNKDLDTESNKELETESNKDNQTESDKDNQTESDKDNQKESNKDLETESDKDNQTESDKDNQTESDKDNQKESNKDLDTESNKDLDTESNKDLDTESNKDLDTESNKDNQTESNKDLDTESNKDLDTESNKDNQTESIKDLDTESNKDLDTESNKDNQTESNKDLDTESNKDLDSESNKDNQTESNKDLDTESNKDLDTKSNKDNQTESNKDLDTESNKDLDTESNKDNQTESNKDLDTESNKDNQMESNKDLDTESNKDLDTDSNKDDQKESNKDLDTESNKDDQTESNKDLDTESNKDDQTESNKDLDTESNKDDQTESNKDLDTESNKDLDTDSNKDDQTESNKDLDTESNKDLDTDSNKDDQTESNKDLDTESNKDNQMESNKDLDTESSIDLETESSISHLGVDKLNVNTCMYKKPNISKNQQEVYASCISDPHFFWCQYSDEEEANKVTSLAQEAGLAQQDRTFPESLCPGSPCLALDSSDGQWYRAQVLRRVEDKFDVVFVDHGNKSDVDIKNVRSVPQSLLEIALQAFLCSPKGFDQSRGSWHDQVHNVFYNLLVDNPLNVTVLNKEELSDSVLPQYAVEIVCENVIMNTVMQKYWTPLPTEQAKPEIAQTETSLQDLEKESNKDLETESDKDLDTESSIDLETESDKDTQKESNKELETESNKDLDTKSSIDLETESDKDTQKESNKELETESNKDLDTKSSMDLETESSISHLGVDKLNVNTCMYKKPNISKNQQEVYASCISDPHFFWCQYTDEEEANKVTSLAQEAGLAQQDRTFPESLCPGSPCLALDSSDGQWYRAQVLRRVEDKFDVVFVDYGNKSDVDIKNVRSVPQSLLEIAPQAFLCSLKGFDQSRGSWDDQVHDVFYNLLVDNPLKVTVLDMVGHSEAGHPQYAVEVECEGEVVNALMQTYWNGLDTGQASGICLEWEMMKHDEEFLGLKSSSKEALDPDETQT; translated from the exons CATTCAAGGTGACACATGCAATGTTTTCTTAATCGACCAGGGACAGCCGCATATCACCAGGAGCAAAGCCTTAGCATGGGGGCACACCGACagtttcctccttcctcctgaAACTGAATCATGCATCCTCGCTAACGTCCTCTTACTCGATAACATCTGGCCAGAAAGAGCCATAAAGTTTCTGATGTCTCTGCACGGCAAGAAATTTAAAGGCCTGGTTCAACATGTGCTGAAGCCGAACAGAACACTTCTGCTCGACATACCAATGGTTTCCAAGCCTATGTGTATGTTTGGAGTTGCGAAGAAGATGCCAGTAGACGAGTTTAAGTGCCTCGTACAGAAATGTCTCGAAGTTGACCGCATAACGCAAGAACCAAATCTGAATGTTGGCCGCAAACTTGAGAAGATCGACCAATACTTTTACCCAGATCTGTTAACGAATTCCTACGAAGCTGTTATTGTGACAGAGGTTAATAACCCACGCAACATCTTTTGCAAACTTAACATTTTCTCCAAGGCGGTGAAGATGATATCAGAGCAGATGCAGCAGCATTATGAAAACGATTCAGGAGAGACTGGGCCTTCGAACTGCGGGGATCCATGTGCTGCAAAAGGGACAGATGGAAGATGGCATCGCTCGTTACTGAGGCAAACCTTAACCAATGATGGCACTGTACAAGTCTTCCATGTGGACGAAGGAAAAGTTGAGATGGTCCCGGTTGGAGGTATCAGACCTCTACACAGAGACTTCCTGAGGATGCCGGTGGTCACGTATAGTTGTTCTCTTCAAGGTGTAACGGATGACAGAATGGCAAAGACCAGTTACTTGAAATCCCTGCTTCTTAACCAAACTCACATGGCAAAGTTTTCCCACCACAACAAACCTCAAGATGTCTATCAGGTAATTCTCTACGCAAACGGTGGTGTATGCATAAACAATAGTTTCATAGAGAAGATGGGTCATTTTGAATCCCCTGAACAACATTTAAACGTGCAGAATATGCTCCTTTCCTCATCATGTGTCAGTTTGCTCTTAGACGATCATTGCATGGATTCAACATTGAATTTAGATGTTAATGGTTTACTGGACGAAACAAAGAATCAATCAGTCAGTGGGTGGACTGATGAACCAACAACTGGCAACAAAAACAGGGAAGAACATCCACCCCCTCAAGTACAGATCAATGGGCATCTTCCAACTGAGGTGCAAAACGCTCACGATGCGTTTGCTGTAGGAAGTAGCGTCGGCATTG GCAAGCGTCCGACTGAAGGATGTCCACCGCTTCCATCGGAGTCATACAATTACTCCACACACAACATTAAGGtgaatggaaaagagaaagtgtgGATAACGTCTTCAGAGAACGTCAATCTATTCTATTGCCAACTCAACAGGAACTATCATCTGTTTGAGAAAGTGATGGAAGATGTCAAACAACTTCTCGGCAAGCAACGGTGCACGGATCATCCACTTGGACTTAATAGCATTTGCTTTGCCAAGTACTCTGATAAGCAATGGTACAGAGGTCAGGTGGTAGAACTGTCTCCAAAGCTTAGAGTACACTTTGTGGATTATGGGCAAACTCTTCTCGTGAATGAATGTGATATCTGCCCCTGTCCCACTGGAGAAAGTATGTGCAGAGCTCTACCGGTTCAGGCTGTTCCTCTTGGGCTGTTTAATGTCCCCGCAGATGTGCCACAGGAAGTCAGCAATTGGTTTGCAGATCATGCCATTGGCCAAAATCTGAGCATTTCTGTGGTAGCTAAAGGGGAAAGGGGGAAGCTAATCGTTGAACTGTTTGATGGATTTCTGAATGTAAATGCAAAAGTCAGAGAGAAGATATCGAAGATGAGATCGAAAATGACGACTCTTGTTCAGAAGACTAATCAGCAGCTTTCAAACAAATCGCAACATGCCAGTAAGCCAAACGAGGACTGTTCAACGAAAGTATTAACACAAATGACAGAACAAAATCCCTGTGCAAGAGTTGAGCTGAGTTCACAACCAGTTACCAAAGTCTGTTTGCCAGAGATTCAACATGAAAAGACTTTGGATGAAGGAAGAAAACCAACCTCGGATTTCATTCCTATTGACAAGAAAGTAGAAAAATGCAACGATGATTCTGAAGTGACACAACCTTCCCTTCCTTCTTGCCACAAGGGAAATGTGAATATCAGCATGTACTCATGGTTAACCATTTCTGAAAGCAAGACAGTGGAGCTTTATGCATCCTGCATTTCTGGTCCACATTTCTTCTGGTGTCAGTACACCGATGAAGAGGAGGCCAACAAAGTGGCAAGTCTTGCTCAGGAAGCAGGACTGGCTCAGCAAGATAGGACATTTCCTGAGAGTCTCTGTCCTGGCAGTCCATGCCTTGCTCTGGATTCCAATGACGGACAGTGGTATCGAGCTCAAGTTCTTCGCAGAGTTGAAGATAAGTTTGACGTTGTGTTTGTCGACTATGGAAACGAGTCTGATGTTGACATCAAGAACGTGAGGTCAGTGCCTCAGAGTCTGCTGGAGATAGCTCCTCAGGCCTTTCTGTGCTCTCTGAAGGGGTTTGATCAGTCCAGTGGCTCCTGGGACGACCAAGTTCACGATGTCTTCTACAATCTTCTGGTTGATAAACCACTGAACGTGACAGTGTTAAATAAAGAAGAGCTTTCAGACAGTGTGCTTCCTCAATATGCAGTGGAAATTGTGTGTGAGAATGTTATCATGAATACCGTGATGCAGAAATACTGGACACCACTTCCCACAGAACAGGCCAAACCTGAAATTGCTCAAACCGAGACTTCCCTTCAAGACCTTGAGAAGGAGTCCAACAAAGACCTTGAAAAGGAGTCCGACAAAGACACTCAGACAGAGTCCGACAAGGACAATCAGAAGGAGTCCAACAAGGACCTTGAGACCGAGTCCGACAAGGACAATCAGACGGAGTCCGACAAGGACAATCAGACGGAGTCCGACAAGGACAATCAGAAGGAGTCCAACAAGGACCTTGACACGGAGTCCAACAAGGACCTTGATACCGAGTCCAACAAGGACAATCAGACGGAGTCCAACAAGGACCTTGACACGGAGTCCAACAAGGACCTTGATACCGAGTCCAACAAGGACAATCAGACGGAGTCCAACAAGGACCTTGACACGGAGTCCAACAAGGAACTTGAGACCGAGTCCAACAAGGACAATCAGACGGAGTCCGACAAGGACAATCAGACGGAGTCCGACAAGGACAATCAGAAGGAGTCCAACAAGGACCTTGAGACCGAGTCCGACAAGGACAATCAGACGGAGTCCGACAAGGACAATCAGACGGAGTCCGACAAGGACAATCAGAAGGAGTCCAACAAGGACCTTGACACGGAGTCCAACAAGGACCTTGACACGGAGTCCAACAAGGACCTTGATACCGAGTCCAACAAGGACCTTGATACCGAGTCCAACAAGGACAATCAGACGGAGTCCAACAAGGACCTTGACACGGAGTCCAACAAGGACCTTGATACCGAGTCCAACAAGGACAATCAGACGGAGTCCATCAAGGACCTTGACACGGAGTCCAACAAGGACCTTGATACCGAGTCCAACAAGGACAATCAGACGGAGTCCAACAAGGACCTTGACACGGAGTCCAACAAGGACCTTGATAGCGAGTCCAACAAGGACAATCAGACGGAGTCCAACAAGGACCTTGACACGGAGTCCAACAAGGACCTTGATACCAAGTCCAACAAGGACAATCAGACGGAGTCCAACAAGGACCTTGACACGGAGTCCAACAAGGACCTTGATACAGAGTCCAACAAGGACAATCAGACGGAGTCCAACAAGGACCTTGATACCGAGTCCAACAAGGACAATCAGATGGAGTCCAACAAAGACCTTGACACGGAGTCCAACAAGGACCTTGATACGGACTCCAACAAAGACGATCAGAAGGAGTCCAACAAGGACCTTGATACCGAGTCCAACAAAGACGATCAGACGGAGTCCAACAAGGACCTTGATACCGAGTCCAACAAAGACGATCAGACGGAGTCCAACAAGGACCTTGATACCGAGTCCAACAAAGACGATCAGACGGAGTCCAACAAGGACCTTGACACGGAGTCCAACAAGGACCTTGACACGGACTCCAACAAAGACGATCAGACGGAGTCCAACAAGGACCTTGACACGGAGTCCAACAAGGACCTTGACACGGACTCCAACAAAGACGATCAGACGGAGTCCAACAAGGACCTTGATACCGAGTCCAACAAGGACAATCAGATGGAGTCCAACAAAGACCTTGACACCGAGTCCAGCATAGACCTTGAGACCGAGTCCAGTATCTCACATCTTGGTGTTGACAAACTAAATGTGAATACTTGCATGTACAAGAAGCCAAACATCTCCAAAAACCAACAAGAGGTTTATGCATCCTGCATATCTGATCCACATTTCTTCTGGTGTCAGtacagtgatgaagaggaggccaACAAAGTGACAAGTCTTGCTCAGGAAGCAGGACTGGCTCAGCAGGATAGGACATTTCCTGAGAGTCTCTGTCCTGGCAGTCCATGCCTTGCTCTGGATTCCAGTGACGGACAGTGGTATCGAGCTCAAGTTCTTCGCAGAGTCGAAGATAAGTTTGACGTTGTGTTTGTTGACCATGGAAACAAGTCTGATGTTGACATCAAGAACGTGAGGTCAGTGCCTCAGAGTCTGCTGGAGATAGCTCTTCAGGCCTTTCTGTGCTCTCCGAAGGGGTTTGATCAGTCCAGGGGCTCCTGGCACGACCAAGTTCACAATGTCTTCTACAATCTTCTGGTTGATAACCCACTGAACGTGACAGTGTTAAATAAAGAAGAGCTTTCAGACAGTGTGCTTCCTCAATATGCAGTGGAAATTGTGTGTGAGAATGTTATCATGAATACCGTGATGCAGAAATACTGGACACCACTTCCCACAGAACAGGCCAAACCTGAAATTGCTCAAACCGAGACTTCCCTTCAAGACCTTGAGAAGGAGTCCAACAAAGACCTTGAGACGGAGTCCGACAAGGACCTTGACACCGAGTCCAGCATAGACCTTGAGACGGAGTCCGACAAGGACACTCAGAAGGAGTCCAACAAGGAACTTGAGACGGAGTCCAACAAAGACCTTGACACCAAGTCCAGCATAGACCTTGAGACGGAGTCCGACAAGGACACTCAGAAGGAGTCCAACAAGGAACTTGAGACGGAGTCCAACAAAGACCTTGACACCAAGTCCAGCATGGATCTTGAGACAGAGTCCAGTATCTCGCATCTTGGTGTTGACAAACTAAATGTGAATACTTGCATGTACAAGAAGCCAAACATCTCCAAAAACCAACAAGAGGTTTATGCATCCTGCATATCTGATCCACATTTCTTCTGGTGTCAGTACACCGATGAAGAGGAGGCCAACAAAGTGACAAGTCTTGCTCAGGAAGCAGGACTGGCTCAGCAAGATAGGACATTTCCTGAGAGTCTCTGTCCTGGCAGTCCATGCCTTGCTCTGGATTCCAGTGACGGACAGTGGTATCGAGCTCAAGTTCTTCGCAGAGTTGAAGATAAGTTTGACGTTGTGTTTGTCGACTATGGAAACAAGTCTGATGTTGACATCAAGAACGTGAGGTCAGTGCCTCAGAGTCTGCTGGAGATAGCTCCTCAGGCCTTTCTGTGCTCTCTGAAGGGGTTTGATCAGTCCAGGGGCTCCTGGGACGACCAAGTTCACGATGTCTTCTACAATCTTCTGGTTGATAACCCACTCAAAGTGACAGTGCTTGACATGGTCGGCCATTCAGAAGCTGGTCACCCTCAGTATGCAGTGGAGGTTGAGTGTGAGGGAGAGGTTGTGAATGCACTAATGCAGACATACTGGAATGGATTGGACACAGGCCAAGCTTCGGGAATATGTTTGGAG TGGGAGATGATGAAGCACGATGAGGAGTTTCTGGGTTTAAAGTCATCATCTAAAGAAG cTTTGGACCCAGATGAAACGCAGACGTGA